In Plasmodium falciparum 3D7 genome assembly, chromosome: 13, the following are encoded in one genomic region:
- a CDS encoding high mobility group protein B4, putative: protein MDRKKPKAPPSSYLIFCNYERENAKNTLLQKCDKETIRITDIQKELSNKWKNLPEDERKKYEEQAQILKSKYNEELLEWKNHSNEYISGDLVINNTAKFPVMKIQKIMQLNGNVKKVNNEAINIFQKAVMMFLIELVNKTLEFKDEKNTARNITSFDILSCIQREGIKYKFLEDCIYLLKEERGQTFFDEEDVQEETLFDLCEEDKKEYNYDVEEKKISKLKKKVQGSNKIKDKAGINKNIYADITTFFKKI, encoded by the exons ATGGACAg AAAGAAGCCCAAGGCACCACCATcttcatatttaattttctGTAATTACGAGAGGGAAAACGCAAAGAATActttattacaaaaatgtGACAAGGAAACa ATTCGAATAACTGATATACAAAAAGAATTAAGTAACAAATGGAAAAATCTTCCAGAAGATGAGAGAAAg AAATATGAGGAACAAGCACAAATATtgaaatcaaaatataacgAAGAATTATTAGAATGG AAAAATCAttcaaatgaatatatatcagGAGATTT GGTTATAAACAATACAGCTAAATTTCCTGTGatgaaaatacaaaaaattatgcAATTAAATGGAAACGTAAAAAAA GTTAATAATGAagctattaatatatttcaaaaagcAGTG aTGATGTTTTTAATTGAACTGGTAAACAAAACACTCGAATTTAAGGATGAAAAAAACACAGCTAGAAATATAACCTCATTTGACATAT tgTCATGTATACAGAGGGAAGGaatcaaatataaatttttagaag attgtatatatttattaaaagaagaaagagGACAGACCTTTTTCGACGAAGAGGATGTACAAGAAG aaaCATTATTCGATTTATGTGAAGAAGATAAgaaagaatataattatgatgttgaagaaaagaaaataagtaaactcaaaaaaaaagtacaagGAAGTAATAAGATAAAAGATAAAGCtggaataaataaaaacatatatgctGACATTACAacgttttttaaaaaaatataa
- a CDS encoding exosome complex exonuclease RRP44, producing the protein MTFLKLTNRKGERHVQKYFYKLNANNRINKIVREVYLRNDISCGIEKCNICENNKKKLLDGERSILILDLNTLIKYMDFLYDCDIDNILIPLSIYDYIKSFNKILYKKLRNLCYDVDEESIIEGSSSSSSFNHNKRFCVFVNTFCKFTYVEDNKDDTNGFNKELQEIIKIVIWLKHHNNKLNIKVISNNKLLQEDCYNNDIPCSTLFEYVNELMKGNDYKKKNKEGKKFNMDTLKMYFEEDILNEHNDSKADHTESTCDQKTYHTLNNLSLNSNNNNKRPLYEPHLSKSDMIQKLRENKIIKGVFSVICVNKLALVKFSDVDEIVIRGTKYMNRAIHNDVVAVEIIDEPNEDLYEEDYLEEQISPEEEEEEIEEEVEVEIEEVGEKVKIEINNMNKEKLQNSYIKNEDVKEKENVIDIYNKNNDIVQKDMINLYEKKMNITYDKQINENIYNNINNRHISEKKKLYGKVVGIISRCRKEYGGIIKEYSNNLNNIKKKLMFFKAFNNKIPYIMIKAQLEDELRNKRVIVTIDNWDIYSRNPLGRCISVLGNCDDIETETKLIYNEYNISTREFSENVYKCLPPNNWVIPDEEYEKRNDFRNVLTFSIDPPGCQDIDDALSVEFLQQDGNIEKNYIYRIGVHIADVSYFVKQNSPIDLEASKRCTTVYLINQRVDMLPKLLTTNLCSLVEGEERLTYSCIFCFNKDFDIIDISVKKCIIKSNKSFSYEQAQNVIDDKNDQSDTAKSLRLLNKIAKHLKQKWSNDGALELRGNTEVLFEFEANDFSKAKNLKPYVCYETNKLIEAFMLLANRSVARIIFQNFKAASVLRRHPPPKHEYLKELNDYLKTIQVFDFKYNTSKDLSHSINNINLKNDNILSNILKVMVTKCMNEAVFISGYNVHNNDMLRHYGLAADIYTFFTSPIRRYADIMVHRILNHIYQIEELDKKYLDIIYLNKQVALLNDKYRNARFASRASVDFFSYLYIKKIGNQITNAVITNLKKNGIQIFLIDYFTEGICYLKRKDGFLFDEKKKRFIKIDKYKNELFHLSFYDKIQVHMQVDNYDIKCQNHFIFIKKI; encoded by the coding sequence atgacttttttaaaattgaCGAATCGAAAAGGGGAACGGCATGTTCAGAAGTATTTTTACAAATTGAATGCAAACAacagaataaataaaatagtaAGAGAAGTATATTTAAGGAATGATATAAGTTGTGGTATAGagaaatgtaatatatgtgagaataataaaaagaaattattggATGGAGAAAGAagtattttaatattagatTTGAatacattaataaaatatatggactttttatatgattgtgatattgataatattttaattcccttatctatatatgattatataaaatcgtttaataaaatattatataaaaaattacgtAATTTGTGTTATGATGTTGATGAGGAAAGTATAATAGAAGgatcatcttcttcatcttcCTTTAATCATAATAAACGTTTTTGTGTGTTTGTTAATACGTTTTGTAAATTTACTTATGTAGAagataataaagatgatacTAATGGATTTAATAAGGAATTacaagaaattataaaaatagttATATGGTTGaaacatcataataataaattaaatataaaagttataagtaataataaattattacaagaagattgttataataatgatataccTTGTAGTACATTATTTGAATATGTAAATGAATTAATGAAAGgaaatgattataaaaaaaaaaacaaagaagGAAAGAAATTTAATATGGATAcattaaaaatgtattttgaggaagatatattaaatgaacatAACGATAGTAAGGCAGATCATACAGAAAGTACATGTGACCAAAAAACATATCATACCTTAAACAATCTATCattaaatagtaataataataataaaagaccTTTATATGAACCGCATTTAAGTAAATCAGATATGATACAAAAGTTAagggaaaataaaattattaaggGTGTATTTAGTGTTATATGTGTTAATAAATTAGCCTTGGTTAAATTTTCTGATGTAGATGAGATCGTTATAAGGGGGACGAAATATATGAACAGAGCTATTCATAACGATGTAGTTGCTGTTGAAATTATTGACGAACCAAATGAAGATCTATATGAAGAAGATTATCTTGAAGAACAAATAAGCccagaagaagaagaagaagaaatagaAGAAGAAGTAGAAGTAGAAATAGAAGAAGTAGGGGAAAAGGtcaaaatagaaataaataatatgaataaagaaaaattacaaaacagttatataaaaaatgaagacgtaaaagaaaaagaaaatgttattgatatatataataaaaataacgaTATTGTTCAAAAGGATAtgataaatttatatgaaaaaaaaatgaacattaCATatgataaacaaataaatgaaaatatatacaacaatataaataatagacATAttagtgaaaaaaaaaaattatatggaaAGGTTGTAGGAATTATAAGTAGATGTAGAAAAGAATATGGTGGTATCATTAAAGaatattcaaataatttaaataatataaagaaaaaattgatGTTTTTTAAagcatttaataataaaataccatatataatgataaaagcACAATTAGAAGATGAGTTACGTAATAAAAGAGTTATTGTTACTATTGATAATTGGGATATATATTCAAGAAATCCATTAGGTAGATGTATAAGTGTGTTAGGGAATTGTGATGATATAGAAACCGAAactaaattaatatataatgaatataatatatctacgAGAGAATTTAGTgaaaatgtttataaatGCTTACCACCAAATAATTGGGTAATACCAGAtgaagaatatgaaaaaagaaacgATTTTAGAAATGTTTTAACATTTAGTATTGATCCTCCAGGTTGTCAAGATATTGATGATGCCTTATCTGTAGAATTTTTACAACAAGATGGAAATAtagaaaagaattatatatatagaataggTGTACATATAGCTGATGTATCTTACTTTGTCAAACAAAATAGTCCTATCGATTTGGAAGCTTCCAAAAGATGTACCActgtatatttaataaatcaaaGAGTTGATATGTTACCTAAATTATTAACAACAAATTTGTGTTCATTAGTAGAAGGTGAAGAACGCTTAACTTATAGTTGTATTTTCTGTTTTAATAAAGATTTTGATATCATAGATATTAGTGTTAAAAagtgtataataaaaagtaataaatcCTTTTCTTATGAACAAGCACAAAATGTAATAGACGATAAAAATGATCAATCAGATACAGCAAAATCTTTAAGATTATTAAATAAGATAGCTAAAcatttaaaacaaaaatggtCAAATGATGGAGCTTTAGAATTAAGAGGTAATACAGAAGTACTATTTGAATTTGAAGCTAATGATTTTTCTAAAGCAAAAAATTTGAAACCTTATGTATGTTACGAgacaaataaattaattgaaGCATTTATGCTTTTAGCTAACAGATCAGTAGCTAGAATTATATTTCAAAACTTTAAAGCAGCTAGTGTCTTAAGAAGACATCCTCCGCCTAAacatgaatatttaaaagaattaaatgaCTATTTAAAAACTATACAGGTTTTtgattttaaatataatacatctAAAGACTTATCTCAttctattaataatattaatttaaaaaatgataatattttatccaatatattaaaagttaTGGTAACAAAATGTATGAATGAAGCTGTATTTATTTCAGGATATAATgtacataataatgatatgttAAGACATTATGGTTTAGCTGctgatatatatacattttttacatCTCCTATTAGACGATATGCTGACATTATGGTTCATAGGAtattaaatcatatatatcaaattgAAGAACTagataaaaaatatcttgatattatttatttaaataaacaagtcgctttattaaatgataaatatagaaATGCAAGATTTGCATCAAGAGCTTCTGTTGATTTCTTTTCTTatctttatattaaaaaaattggtAATCAAATTACGAACGCGGTAATaacaaatttaaaaaaaaatggtataCAGATATTTCTAATTGATTACTTTACAGAAGgtatatgttatttaaaaagaaaagatgGTTTTCTttttgatgaaaaaaaaaaacgattcattaaaattgataaatataaaaatgaattgtTCCATTTAAGcttttatgataaaatacAAGTACATATGCAGGTGGATAATTATGACATCAAATGTCaaaatcattttatttttattaagaaaatataa
- a CDS encoding GTP-binding protein, putative translates to MGLLEKIKEIEAEMARTQKNKATEYHLGQLKAKLAKYRSQLLEAPKAGKKGEGFDVQRQGDARICLIGFPSVGKSTLLSKITSTTSEVADYEFTTLTCKPGIISYKDSKIQLLDLPGIIQGASEGRGRGRQVIAVAKSCDMIMMILDATRDDSQKIKLENELKSVGIRINQEPQRITLTRKKMGGVVINSTVPLTKLDNKLIMSILHQYKIHNCNLLFNEDASVDDLIDVIEGNRKYIKCIYVYNKIDMLPIEDINKIALCDNTVVISSSKSWNLDVLKEYIFQKLEIIRVYTKVRKEKPDFTNPITLTRQRGTQTVEAVLNQIHKDMIKDFKFALVWGRSTKHNPQRVDLHHKLADEDVIQIAKNS, encoded by the exons atgggATTATTAGAG aAAATCAAAGAAATAGAGGCCGAAATGGCCCGGACTCAAAAAAATAAGGCAACAGAg TATCACTTGGGTCAATTAAAGGCAAAACTTGCCAAATAtag GTCACAATTACTTGAGGCTCCTAAGGCAGGGAAAAAAGGAGAAGGATTTGATGTTCAaag acaaGGTGATGCAAGAATATGTTTAATTGGATTTCCATCAGTTGGAAAATCAACACTATTATCAAAAATAACAAGTACAACATCAGAAGTGGCCGATTATGAATTTACAACCTTAACATGTAAACCTG GTATAATAAGTTATAAGGATTCAAAAATTCAACTACTCGATCTTCCTGGAATTATTCAAGGAGCTTCAGAAGGGCGTGGACGTGGAAGACAA GTCATTGCTGTAGCTAAATCGTGCGACATGATCATGATGATTTTGGATGCTACTAGAGATGATAgccaaaaaataaaactagaaaa tgaaCTTAAATCTGTTGGAATAAGGATAAATCAAGAACCGCAGAGG atAACATTAACAAGGAAAAAGATGGGGGGGGTTGTTATAAATAGTACTGTACCATTGACAAAG ttGGATAATAAACTTATAATGAGTATTCTACatcaatataaaatacaCAATTGTAATTTACTATTTAATGAAGACGCTTCT gtTGATGATCTTATTGATGTTATAGAGGGgaatagaaaatatattaaatgcatttatgtatataacaaaattgaTATGCTACCCATAGAAGATATTAATAAGATTGCATTATG TGATAATACTGTTGTTATTAGTAGCAGTAAATCTTGGAATTTAGATGTGTTAAAGGAATACATATTCCAGAAGCTAGAAATTATTAGAGTTTATACAAAAGTTCGTAAAGAAAAACCAGATTTTACAAACCCTATTACATTAACAAGACAAagag gtACACAAACCGTTGAAGCTGTTCTTAACCAAATACACAAG gaTATGATTAAAGATTTTAAGTTTGCTTTGGTATGGGGAAGAAGCACTAAACACAACCCACAAAGAGTAGACTTAC ATCACAAACTAGCTGATGAGGATGTTATACAAATAGCAAAAAATAGCTAA
- a CDS encoding CUGBP Elav-like family member 1, which translates to MDDHENIDINDNSSDANTANYNQDKNENTSEVNDYSKEDIEGDENLKSSKGKQENNTKSSSDKDENTIDYGNHDFPCNPAPPVPIKLFIGRVPKNIEEDQLRPIFEEYGIVNEVVIIRDKITNVHKSSAFVKMASISEADNAIRLLNNQKTLDAQLGSLQVKYASGELNKLGFPQNIESGVDQAKLFIGSLPKNITEDNIKEMFSPYGTVEEVFIMKDNSTGLGKGCSFVKFSYKEQALYAIKSLNGKKTLEGCTRPVEVRFAEPKSSKQPQIPLTLQPMQNPPHAMAPQPSISSPNNINFGNNFSVNNNYPRQVGPWKEYYSGEGRPYYYNEQTNTTQWEMPKEFETLFMNNSANMHNLSESSGPPGANLFIFHVPNEWQQTDLIQAFSPFGELLSARIATEKNTGRNRGFAFVSYDSLESAAAAISQMNGFMALNKKLKVTVKKGEEDEMKKYVNQNGVNSFQQVPRVQKAIPAQPASMQPNLAYHQNPQAQNFFYSNSNSYRCGPY; encoded by the exons atgGATGATCATGAGAATATAGATATTAACGATAATTCTTCTGATGCGAATACTGCAAATTACAATCaggataaaaatgaaaatacatCAGAAGTAAATGACTACAGTAAAGAAGATATAGAAGGAgatgaaaatttaaaaagttCAAAGGGaaaacaagaaaataatacGAAAAGTTCATCAGATAAAGATGAAAATACAATAGATTATGGAAATCATGATTTCCCATGTAATCCAGCACCTCCAGTTCCTATAAAACTATTTATAGGAAGAGTACCaaaaaatattgaagaaGATCAATTACGTCCAATATTTGAGGAATATGGTATAGTTAATGAAGTAGTAATTATAAGAGATAAAATAACTAATGTACATAAATCTAGTGCTTTTGTAAAAATGGCTTCTATTTCAGAAGCTGATAATGCTATAagattattaaataatcaaaaaaCCTTGGATGCACAATTAGGATCATTACAAGTAAAATATGCATCAGGAGAACTTAACAAATTAGGATTTCCACAAAATATCGAATCAGGTGTTGATCAAGCAAAACTATTTATTGGTTCTCTtccaaaaaatattacagaagataatattaaagaaatgTTTTCACCTTATGGTACAGTTGAAGAAGTTTTTATCATGAAAGATAATTCAACTGGTTTAGGTAAAGGATGTTCTTTTGTTAAATTCTCATATAAAGAACAAGCATTATATGCTATAAAATCattaaatggaaaaaaaactTTAGAAGGCTGTACAAGACCAGTCGAAGTAAGATTTGCAGAACCTAAATCTTCTAAACAACCACAAATTCCATTAACATTACAACCTATGCAAAATCCACCACATGCAATGGCACCACAACCAAGTATAAGTTCTCCAAACAATATTAATTTTGGTAATAACTTTTcggtaaataataattatccaCGTCAAGTTGGACCTTGGAAAGAATATTATTCAGGAGAAGGTAgaccatattattataacgaACAAACAAACACAACACAATGGGAAATGCCAAAGGAATTCGAAACATTATTTATGAACAATTCGGCAAATATGCACAATTTATCTGAATCCTCag GCCCTCCTGGAgctaatttatttattttccatGTTCCCAACGAATGGCAACAAACCGATTTAATTCAAGCCTTTTCACCATTTGGTGAATTACTATCGGCAAGAATAGCCACCGAAAAAAATACAGGTAGAAATAGAGGTTTTGCATTTGTATCATACGATAGTTTAGAAAGTGCAGCAGCCGCTATTTCTCAAATGAACGGATTTATggcattaaataaaaaattaaaagtaaCCGTAAAAAAAGGAGAGGAagatgaaatgaaaaaatatgttaatcAAAACGGTGTTAATTCTTTTCAACAAGTTCCAAGAGTGCAAAAAGCTATACCAGCACAACCAGCTTCTATGCAACCCAATCTTGCTTATCACCAAAATCCACAAGCACAAAATTTTTTCTATTCAAATAGTAACTCTTATAGATGTGGTCcttattaa
- a CDS encoding 40S ribosomal protein S15 encodes MGRMYGKGKGISSSTLPYKRKQPSWLKQKPSEIEDAIIKLAKKGQTPSQIGATLRDNYGIPQVKSVTGNKILRILRAQGIATTIPEDLYFLIKKAVSMRKHLEKNKKDKDCKFRLILTESKIHRISRYYKRKKLLPSNWKYQSSTASALIA; translated from the coding sequence aTGGGACGTATGTACGGTAAAGGTAAAGGTATATCTAGTTCTACACTTCCATATAAAAGGAAACAACCAAGTTGGTTAAAACAAAAACCATCAGAAATTGAGGATGCTATAATTAAGTTAGCTAAAAAAGGACAAACCCCATCACAAATAGGTGCCACCTTAAGAGATAATTATGGTATTCCACAGGTAAAATCTGTTACcggaaataaaattttaagaaTCTTAAGAGCTCAAGGTATTGCTACAACTATTCCTGaagatttatattttttaattaaaaaagctGTTTCTATGAGAAAACATCTTGAAAAGAACAAGAAAGATAAAGATTGTAAGTTCAGACTTATTTTAACCGAATCCAAAATTCATAGAATATCAcgatattataaaagaaaaaaattattaccaTCTAACTGGAAATACCAATCAAGTACTGCTAGCGCTCTAATTgcttaa
- a CDS encoding riboflavin kinase, putative has product MVHDKYHKIALIDADYYIINYSSTITTYIQHICNNLLNNNRNDVNIKKETNEQHNINNKNDDILYKKKQIICIFMLQIFLNNLDKNLNLFDYLIIVINKYFHLVQKYKLTNTYGNIKTEDNTGICKNKKDTKIDVDKLEEGRQSHTEISLSDYANKEIAINNNINNKFSTPTTTKEAKKTTSINSNNNNNNNNNKKDQEKIDCINISNLNNLSKDNIITTQDDQYKHLIHNLIENNNYINIDNIIKSHLCFVNIKGNEHDKSNKNKSSSYLQINNIIYEEKLCNNINHSEIDIDNNLIMSDENDFINSTNEDIKKKFPDMINNKKLLIDYNKINIKLKHFDDIININDLIKGYKVYEDVGSIYEIKNLFRILILSKLHIGVYNLLYFLKKKNIFMLFYSSNKNLTNLLFKYNKIYKYYQNYYNVIDSLDELKKYEKDCHKFLIFSNRPCFISHAKRHGIFYTAIGNKKNDDNNKNDDNNKNDDNNKNENNNDSNNIDKKNYYYNRKTSNCDDIDWTNEIYEQIKSDECIENFSNEYNNVVYPFIKNCNLTLDILSWRMIYIFKKYLYIYGKVVKGFGRGSKYLNLPTANIFHPNFISADIMPGIYFGICKLRDKIFKSVISIGYNPYFKNKHMTIEAFLYYKTDDLFYDENIHLIIIGIIRSESNFAYFSHLIQAIQFDCELARIVLNKLKNNETFQQCKYFLENIK; this is encoded by the coding sequence ATGGTTCATGataaatatcataaaatagCTTTGATAGATGcagattattatataattaattatagtAGCACAATAACTACATATATTcaacatatatgtaataatttgTTGAATAACAATAGAAatgatgtaaatataaaaaaagaaactaaTGAACAACATAATATCAATAACAAAAATGATGACATACTCtacaagaaaaaacaaataatctGCATTTTTATGTTACAAATATTTCTAAACAACCtagataaaaatttaaatttgtttgattatttaattattgtaataaataaatattttcactTGGTTCAAAAGTATAAATTAACAAATACATATGGGAATATAAAAACAGAGGATAATACTggaatatgtaaaaataaaaaggatacaAAAATAGATGTCGATAAATTAGAAGAAGGACGACAGAGTCATACAGAAATAAGTCTATCGGATTATGCGAACAAAGAAATtgcaataaataataatattaataataaatttagcACACCAACAACAACAAAAGAAGCAAAAAAAACGACATCaataaatagtaataataataataataataataataacaagaaGGATCAAGAGAAAATTgattgtattaatatatctaaTCTTAACAATTTATCAaaggataatataataacaaccCAAGATGATCAATATAAGCACTTAATACACAATTtaattgaaaataataattatattaatatagacAATATTATAAAGTCCCATTTATGttttgttaatataaaaGGTAATGAACACGacaaaagtaataaaaacaaatcatCGAGTTAcctacaaataaataatataatatatgaggaaaaattatgtaataatataaaccaCAGTGAAATAGATATAGACAACAATTTAATCATGTCTGATGAAAATGATTTTATTAACAGTACAAAtgaagatattaaaaaaaaatttcctgacatgataaataataaaaagctTCTTAtcgattataataaaattaatataaaattaaaacattttgatgatataattaacataaatgatttaataaaagGATATAAAGTATATGAAGATGTAGGAagtatatatgaaattaaaaacTTATTTcgtatattaatattatcaaaattacATATAGGTGTTTATaacttattatattttttaaagaagaaaaatatttttatgttattttatagttcaaataaaaatttaacgAATctattattcaaatataataaaatatataagtactaccaaaattattataatgtaatTGATTCATTAGATGaactaaaaaaatatgaaaaggaTTGTCAcaaatttcttatttttagtAATCGACCATGTTTTATTTCTCACGCTAAAAGACAtggtatattttatacagcAATAGGgaataagaaaaatgatgataataataaaaatgatgataataataaaaatgatgataataataaaaatgaaaataataatgatagtaataatattgataaaaaaaattattattataatcgtAAAACTTCAAATTGCGATGATATAGATTGgacaaatgaaatatatgaacaaataaaatcaGATGAATGTATTGAAAATTTTTcgaatgaatataataatgttgtttatccatttataaaaaattgtaattTAACTTTAGATATTTTGTCATGGagaatgatatatatatttaaaaaatatctttACATATATGGAAAAGTAGTTAAAGGATTTGGAAGAGGAAGTAAGTATTTAAATTTGCCAACAgcaaatatttttcatccaAATTTTATATCAGCTGATATTATGCCTGGAATATATTTTGGTATATGTAAATTAAgagataaaatttttaagagTGTTATATCTATTGGATATAAtccttattttaaaaataaacatatgacAATAGaagcatttttatattacaaaacagatgatttattttatgatgaaaatattcatttaattattattggaATTATTAGAAGTGAAAGTAATTTTGCATATTTCTCTCATCTTATTCAAGCTATTCAATTTGATTGTGAACTAGCCAGAATTGTACTTAACAAAttgaaaaataatgaaactTTTCAACAATGTAAGTATTTTCtcgaaaatataaaataa